The Apostichopus japonicus isolate 1M-3 chromosome 12, ASM3797524v1, whole genome shotgun sequence sequence tcgatctgtccgatgcacacgtatactatataggtgtaataattttagtaaatgctggggacacgtcccctggctatagaccacattgtcaccccaaccgcgtcttcacgccccgtgaaaagtggaagcagtgagtgtgagtaccggtaagcgcaacacaacttcgtcttaggccaatggcttgcttcatttcagccagttctccaacatccccttactacactcaaaaacgtctttgcgagtacactacgagtaatagctactctcttaaaacaccatcgaatatacaaattacaatgtttttacagacttttacgtgcaatctgagaaattgcaggcttgagacccatattttagggctaggtattcacagcataaaacactcgggaagtgccgtttccggccatctgggggtttgaaaaacccaaaattttcttctacgttccgcgccaaccgatggtggcgctccgcttagatagtctctacacattagccccccccccaataattttcccgttccgccgcgcctggaagggacccccctccccttagaccccccaggacggcgatccgtatatacctaagtgccccccccatcaaatgctggtgcccccctgtaccccccagactgaaaagtctggtgacgccactgtctgcgactgcacacttgacttaattttgtttttacaattattttactaataatgtgggatattttcgaaatttctgaacattttgacgaatcggggacatttttggggacacttgttcatttCGGAACACACTCCCGGGATCAGGGATAACCATGTGAACATATATAAACTGAACGTAGCCTCCACTTGTGAGTGCCACGGAGACCGTTTAATTAAATTGCCAACCCGTTTCCACATTTGACAATACAGAGACAGTGGCGTTTTTTGGCTTGggtcaaattcaatttcaaggcaatgttcccatagaagtgatttttattttggccaCCCAATTTCGCAGATAGAGAATAAGGTAaaaggtaaagaataaaaattgcataaaaaccaTGGTAATATACACATAGGccaagcaacatatttagtgtgcattcaagtttttttctCAGTCAATAATTCCATTTGGGGGGGGCAAGTGGGGGGCGAGCATTTCAACTGGGGAGGCGGGCTcccgccccctgcccccccccccctcccgctggctacgccactgatttgCTGACAAGAAGGCCAGGCTCAGTAAATTCAAGCTCTAACCATTCCAAGTTCTCGGGAACTTGGATACCATTTGTCCATAGGAGTTACGCCACAGGTGGAAATATACATGTTGATGTTAATTGGACATTGGTCATTTGATCTTATTGTCCTTTCAATCTCTTAATGTATTCTAGCTTTGCAACACATTTTGTCATGTTCCCAGTATGACAGACAAGGCGGACCAAAAATGTGTCTATGAACGCAGATTTTCTCCAAAATCTCAGTCGATGAAATCACCACGAAGTGTTCCATATACGGATTAGATTGCACCAGAGAGCTTGTAGAACCCCAGAGCTTCCAGGGCCCTATAGGCGGGCCCTGGACCCACGCCTGTAGGGCTTCGCGCTCCGCGCTCCGCGCTCGTGATGTGCGATGCGCGCACATCGGTTGATTCTCCACAGCAGCCAGGGGGGCCTTCCTTCCCTAGACCCTGGGGCCCAAACTCAAAGTTACGCCGCTTCCCTTATCTCAAAACGAGGCGCGTCTTAACACAATGTTTTCACATAATTGCACTGAGCTGGAGAGTGGAGCTGTGCCAAAGCTGTAACTAAATTCCCGCGATAACGTCAACAATGAGGGGTCgtactaattagcgtcaacaggcccaTTTCACGACAgctcaagacaactcaagacaacaagtttaaaataccatcaaataaataaaatacaatggtAGTAATCAGAGTGTATCTCGAAACACGTTTAAAGCTGACTGGAACCatcgtgcatacatattttcacgggaaaaactgtttttgtcgtaaaaatcgtcAACTTTCTCCGTCCGTAGATAGACACAATCGACGACTCCGAGCAACGGTGGTCACGTGACGTATAGTGGGTACAGAACAACAGAATCATAACAAACCATCGcgcgtatggcaagccattttactttttattcagtatttaatgatatcaacaattatttaatgatatcaaaaattatttaatgatatcatgaattatttcatgatatctgaaattgttttaatgatatgtacgtcatatttgatgatatcattaattggtgcaaggtaattattgatatcattattttatttgatgatatcataattaaaattTCTGATATCAAGAATTGAATTTGTGATATCTTAAAATAGATGAACTATTATAGATATCAACAATTCAATTcaagatatcataaattcaatttcagatatctgtatttaaattaatgatatcatcaaatatgacgtacatatcacgaattcggccatatttaatgatatcataaattccaattaatgatatcatcaaatatgacgtacatatcacgaattcggccatatttaatgatatcataaattccaattaatgatatcatcaaatatgacgtacatatcacgaattcggccatatttaatgatatcatcaattacgCCCTCAGTATGAGCGCCTGGGACTATGTGGCGGCAAGTACAATTCAGTGCGGGTAGTGCATTATATTGATGCAGTGCGTGTGTAAGTGATTTATTAAGTTCGACAAGATTTTTTCCAATAATGACGACAGGAAATACGGCCAGAATCAGAAATCTAGTTGAAACAGCCAGAAGTGCTATTAACGAAAATAATCACGACACAGAAGATGTCGATCAAGAAGACTTCGCATCCGTCGTGTCAGCAACTTTTCGAGACTTTAGACGAAGACGTCAACCTGACTTGCGTAAGTTAGTAGTGCCGCCTAACGATAGGCTATATCGTAGAAGATAGGGTAGGTCACATGCGCTCGTAACGTTAGGCTTATTTATATTTCTAGTATTAGTATTAGGCCTACGCCTAGGCTAATACTATACTTCATATGGATTATGCCAAAACGTCCCCGTGCTATATATATCTAGGCCTACATAACCAAAACTTCCCGggggtatatatatttttttataagcAGAAAGTATGTGGAATGATACTTGAAAGTCACATACAAATGTGGAAAAAGAAAGAGTTTAAATTTTAGTAACGAATTTCGGGGTTAGGCTGGCTGGTTAAAAAATAGAATTTCAATAATGGATGTAGGCTATTGTATAAATTTGTAGTAACATTGTCAATCGGGGGAAAATAGAAAATATCACGTATCAACATTCAGAGTTATGCTGGCTGGTTAAAGAGATATATTTTCAATAATGGATGTATTGTAAAattttatcaatatatgtgTCAATCGGGGAAAATGAAAAGAGTTTTAGTAACGAATGTCGGCGTCATTCAGGTTAAGGCTGGCTGGTTAAAGAAATAGAAGTCAAGTAACGGATGTACTGTAGTATAAATGTCTTTAAAATTTATAGCAATATACAATGGCCAAGAAGTTTATGGTGTGGAGAAACCTCTCTCGATTTTAACACCATCGGTTTCAACACTCCGCTTCGAGAAAGTGTTGAAACCAGTGGTGTTGAAACCACAGCGGCAAGTGTTGAAACCACCGTGGCAGGTGTTGAGACATGAAGTGTTGAAACGTGAATTGTTGAAACCACACGTGTTGAAACATGTAGTGTTGAACTATACCAACTTGTACTTAAATGTCACTAAAATGCATGGTACTTGCCAATAACTTAGCCCAGCCTACATGTTTCACAGCCACATTACCTTTTTTGAATTAAAGGAAACTACGAACATTCTAATCATTATTTTACTTGTGAAATATTGCATGCAAACAGTCAAAATTATTAGTTTGGTACGGTAACGTTCTGACAAAGGGAACAAGGGGAGATGTTGACCACTGGGGCTTTCGCCTAGAGTAGAGGCACAGTTGTAGTGGAGTGTAAAAAATGTCACGTGAGGGTGACGTCATCATTCAATATTCCTGGTAATGTGCCCAGTCTAGTATGTGACTGTGCCTTCAAAGTCTTAGTGCATTTTGCAGGAATCACTCAACATTTgtgttttttctgttttgttttttacctACTACCTAAATTTTTACATGGTTCTGCAAAAGATTTTTTTCAGACTGACTAGACTCACTTCTTGGGCATGGAAAATTTGTAATCAtgataaatgaatattcaactttgccaTTTGCACAGAATTTATTGATATGAGTAGGTTAATAATATGACCCTGGCCTACGTAACTTTCTGTCTGTTCAAGTGATCAAATGAACAATGATTCCCTGTGTTTAGGTACCATTTAACCAGAtgattctgttttgtgtttgtagGTCAAACAAAGAGAGGAAGGAAGGCAAGTAGTATCTGGAAGGCAAGGGTTTTTCTATTGAAAAGGTCCAATGTGGATTTTTTGCCTTCAATTGCAGAGTGCAAATACCTTGACGACAATGGATATGGTGAGTAATGATATATACCAACTATAATAAACAAACTGACCAACAAATGTAATAATTTATGTAATTTGCTCTTAGTAGCATTTGATTGtattttttggttccttgctttagcaaaaggaacctatgtagtcaacTTGGCATGtttgtgtctgtgacacttgcttacGTACACGGcaactcaacaagggaaagttgaacttaactcaaacttggtatatagatccgccatagtaagagatgtgccctattgtttttggtacctgtgaaggtcaccaaaggtcagttaggggCCGAAAACCAAATTAATAAacacagcaataactcccattgacagggtccgacatggttgatattttggaacTAGTTGTAAATATGTTAAGGGATCATGTCCAAACATAACCATCAAGTGATCCAAGGTCAATTAGGGGACAAAATGTCTGTTGATGTTGGGAGTtgcgctattgtaatccaatagtcgacccacatctgggtgactcttgacctctggtgaccatTACTAGTTTcttgggttatttgaatttttgtggccatattcagatctcaattGGTCTTCCAATCAAAATTGGCCATAGACCTCTGTGTGACCTTttttgtgcgaagttatcagaggtcaaagttttgttttgtattctagTATTAAAGTACTGTTAGGATGGTCATACATACTTTTTTTATTCAGACAGTCTAACTAAATCTGACTAGGAGGTCAAAGATTAAATCTTAAAAATATGCTTATTTTGAGAGATATGGGGCAAAGGAAAGGGTCAATCTTTTGATATGCTTTGTAAACGGTTAGTAAAATGACCGTAAAAGCACAGCCTTGGAATCTATGCAGTCATGATGACGTATGGGTGACACTGCTTGTTTAACACCATGGTAAACAGACTTACTGTACAGACATTAGTTTTTTCTGCTTCTTTcaatttcatacttggtatacaAGTTTGCCATAATGAGTTTCAGATACCTTTTCATTGTGGTAGAGGTCAAACATCATATGAGGTCCACAGAGGTCAAATTACATAGATTTTAAAACCTGGAAAAACTCAACGAATGATTACTTCATTTAGTTGTCCGACCTAGTTTTTACTCATCTCGGTACAAAGACTAGTACAACTGTGTACATTCTCATAAAACTAATGAATACTAAAATAAACAATCTTTTTTGTATCGCAACTTTTCAGGGTCACCAAAGAAACAAGATGGTACTGCTACCATCCTGATGGTGAATAGAAGTTGGCCCTTGGAACAATTCAAGCTCTTTTTGTGTGAACAGTATCCTCAGATGTCCCTTGGTGTTGTTGGTTTTAAATTAGCTAAGTGTGATAAGGGAAAAAAGATCAAAATCCTGGAAACATCATCATCTGTAAGAGTCATAGAAAAGGCAGTTGGCAGGGGGAAGCTACTTTTGATTCCAGATCAATACCTTGTAAGTATTAAAAGCATACTACTGGATATTATTTATAACACTATATAGAGTACTAGTAATAGGATGTTATTTTCTTGCAGAGATAAGGAACCAAAATAGTTTATTCTGCCAATTGTATTGATAACTGGTACAAAGTCAATGTTTTCAGTGAATTTAATTTATACATTGGGTACTGTTTATGGGACAAAATGCAAGATACAGTACCTGCAAGTATAGCAGTTTACCCAAATTATTTGAATACAAAGCCTTGAATGCTCATAACTTTGCAAACATATGGCCAATCTTGATGATATTGGCATGTTTGTCACTATCGGTAATTATGACTTTGCGAGCTTCTGTTTCATTTTAGCGTGTCATCTTCAACACAAAATCTTAACAATATTTGGATAATGTTGCTTAAATGTTAGTTCATATCAAAAGATGCATTCATTTGATAATGCCGTATTGACGCCAGTCACGCCAGTGCGGCAAGTATAGTCTGACCCCTTTTTAggtgaaatatttgaaaattgggGTGGGACTTGACATGTCGGCCGGGTCGGACAAAATTTACCAAGTTTGAAATAGACCCTCAGATGCAGTGATTAAATAGAtcattcagaaaaaaaagaatcatTGTGCTTTGTCCTGTCTACAATTTTACCTTTTCAACTGATGacacagtttttatttttattattatattttattttggagaaTTGCGGCAGTTGAGGAACATAAAAAAATGCAGTGGGACTTGACTAGGGTGCACGGCTGTTTTCCCAAATTTCCCCAAAACctattggggggaggggggggggttatactCAAAGGTGACACTATATACTCAAGTCAGTACGGTAATAAAATGCAAGAGTTATGAGAACCAATGATATGCTTAGGGGGATAGTTATAGACAAATATGCCAATAGAAATGTACTTTACAttaaatttgtaacaataatatatactgtaagagTGGTTTCAAGCCCAGCAACAGTAGCTGTTTGGCTTCTTCAAATGGCTCCTGGTTCCATCAGTGTGCCTATGAACCAGGGGTCACTTTCTGAATAAAAATAGTCTCTTGTGTTCTCAATTTTATTTCCATTCACCTGTGCTGGCTAACTCAACACAAGAAATTTGTGATGAATTCAAATTGGTTGGTAGGTTGGCTACAAAAGGATATAGGATAGGTAAGGGTGCTGTCTCTTTCAAATTGCCCCAGCTTCTAACAACTTACAAGGGATGTGGAATTTGGTTCATGAACCAGTCAATACCTGAAAACAAGTGGTCTCATTGACCAAGGTccttttaattataatttcaCCATTGATTGtcttgttctttttttcatatAGGTATTTCAGCCATCAGATTCTGGAACACCCACCATTGCTTTTCGCAGTCAGAGaggtattttttatttcatattcattGTTACAGGCAAAAGAATTTATATGTTATGCTTAATTAGGAAAAGTGtacaattaaaaaacaattgagAAGCTGAAAGTCATTTGATGTCTGGATGAACTTCATAGAGGTCAATGGCTAAATTTGTGGTCATATGACGAATTGTGAGAAATTAATGTATTTAAGTTTGAATTTTTGGTAAAGGATCTTTATTTTGACGCTGTTGATTTTGAGGGAGATCAAAtatcacatgaggtcaacagctgggtacaaaagaaaaccaaaagactttgtgattccttgtcatGTAAGGTTAGACATGTCATATCATGGTGTAAATATGCTATTATTCTAGTTTACACAACTAACAGCCGAACATACACACCAATTAAGTATGTGATGCATGCAAGGTAGCACATATGTGGCTTagtaattgacctttgacctcttatcAACTCAAACTATCCACCAAGGTTAACTTGAGTATCATCCCAGTTTGCCCTGAATCTGATGGGTTGGTCTACAAGATTCTCAGTTTCTTACCGCTGTTGACCTCAAATAGCATTTGAACTGTTGCATAAACAGTGTATGTCTCCTATTTTCTGAGGCCAACCCATAAACAAAGAATGAACCAAATTCGAGCTATGTGTTTTTCACGTGTTGAACCTTCTCTTTTTAATTTCAGCTGCTTCAGTCCTATCAGTATCATCTCCAGCAAATGATCACCAGTCTGCCGTTGTTGAAACTCCACTTAATGAGCAGCCCTCTACTAGTGACTATGGTTAGTAGTTAATACAGATACACCTATTTGGAATTTAAACCTGGCTGGATTTCATATAAAAAATACCCTGCCAGAATTTTTTGCAAAGTTGCAATCATAAAATGTTGTAGTCGCGATCCTAACGTGTTGGAGTGATTACTCCAGTTACTGGGCAGGAATCGGGACTCGAGTAGAGTCAATCAACTCGCCCATGCCTGTAGACAATTCAGCTTCAAATACCCTAGTACCGACAGGTAGGGAAGTCTGGGGACCCGGTGCAAACACTTCTAAGATTCATGTAAACACCATCACTTAGCAAGGTTGAGAATcacatatttggtttgtagattcCTCATAATTACATTGTCATCATTTTTGgttgagttcaaaggtcatctgatGTCTCGAGTGGTTAGACACTAAAATATGGTCAAAGAAGCAGTTAAAGTAcaagtatgtaggcctatataaacaatggaatgtatatatataccaggaaaaaaaattcttctaaATTTTAAAGTTCTTAAAAGACAGTTACTGAccaatattataatttttttcgatacaaatatgtaacatattttcAGGATTTACTTAAAAACTTGGCTGAAAACACCACACATAACTATTGATAATAAAcagtttgaatttcatttgCCAAACCAAATTCAACTTTTTGGAGAATTTGACAGACAAGTGGATGAGAAAACTATATTTAACTCAAATAGCATTTGAACTGTTGCATAAACAATGTATGTCTCCTATTTTCTGAGGCCAACCCATAAACAAAGAATGAACCAAATTCAAGCTATGTGTTGTTCAAGTGTGAACCTTCTCTTTTTAATTTCAGCTGCTTCAGTCCTATCAGTATCATCTCCCGCAAATGATCACCAGTCTGCCGTTGTTGAAACTCCACCTAATGAGCAGCCCCTTACCATTGCCGGTGGTTAGTAGCTAACTCTTTTTGCTCATGCTGGTTTGAGCTATTGTGATGGTGTGGTGTCTATCCGTCTGTCCTTCTTTCCACAATCCCTCAAATTGATTCACAATTGCTCAAATTGATCCTATGCATTCATACTTCGATGGATTTttatgaaacttggacacagcCATGAAATCACTCAAAATGCTTCCATTCCTACAGATTATATGGTACAGTGTTGAGCATTCAGTGGTACTTTGGTAGTGCCTCCTCTGGGTTTTCAGGATTTTGGGGACCAAAGTCACCTTTAGACCATATTAGCCATTTTATGAAATCACTCAAAATGAGACCTTCCATACTAATGGGCCCTTAAATTTGTTGAGCCATCACTTTCTAGGGGGACATTTTTCTtatggcctttttttttttgcatcctAATTTGTGGGGggcattgaaatattttgtgggCCCTCAACACCTTTTGTTAACCTGAAATTTGTGGGCCATACTAAGACTTTGTGGGCCTGACTAAAAATGTTAGCCCTAACTCAGCAGTGCCAACTTGGATTGATCTCATAATTGGTATGTGGGTAAGCCTTAGTGAGTAAATGTACCCTATTGATTGTGTTAtaggtaaaaggtcattttgggtcatcaggggtcaatCATTGATAACCTTTTAACCACATTAACTCAGCAATGCCAGCTTGGATTGATGTTATACTTGGTCTAATGGTTTGGTAACCATTAAAACTCAGCAGTACCAACCCGGTCATGTAAAATTTGATTCATTGGTATTCATGAGTGGgcacagcttaaataatatttttaacaatttagtTTGTAAAGactatatctcaagaagttCAACTGTGATGAAGCTCATACTTGATATGTAGGTTCATCTCAGAAAGTACActcatattgtttttggtattggtggcatgaatattaatgagtaggTAGGCAGGGCTTAGAGTGAATTTGCTCCAACTTCAATAAGATCAATATCTCCATAACTGTCCAATTTTGTTCCAACTTAAGTGTTGTTGTGGGACACCTAACCCATTACATACGTAAACTTTGATCTCATTGATTGATAATCATGAGATGGTGGAGCTTAAacaatattttgacaatttagCTTTCAAACAAGGTCATCTAACCTTTGGATAAATCTCACACTTAAGTTTGCCCATTGGGAGAGTACAACCCTCAATACTTATTTTGTATGAGGTGACATATCATTAAATACAATGGCAAGGAGTCATAAAGCCATTGTATTTAatgatttattatatatatattaaaaccaTGATGTGTGCATGCCATCAATGCATTTAGGGAGATGGTTACTTCGTCCCACTCACCCCAGTACATGCCTGACCTCCCTCATTTTACCTTCAGCATATTAAACATTATTGTGTGATTATGTCTTTCTTTTCATGTTACATTATTCACTAGTGCATAGCTTTGGTTATTGAGATCGGACAATTACTTGTCAGGTCATGTCGATGTTTTTTATTGCATATCACCTTGttaataatttgtaatgtgGGTGTGCATGCTGTAgattattgctattattattgtaaGGTTTTGCAATCTCTTTCACGTTACATCATTTACTTGTACATAGCTTTGGTCCTTAAGATCAGACCATGTCATGTCACTGTTTCttgttacatattatatatttttattaaatataaaccTCATTTTTACCTTGAGCCTTCCATacataaacatttaataattacaACTTTGCCATGTGTGCACATTAGGTGGAACTTTTTGGGGATGTGACTTTGGGGTTGAAAAAAAGGTCATGTTGCCATTTTCCGTACATATCACATTGTTAATATATGTCCATCATTTCACCTTGAGACTTAATGTTCATTATTGCCAGGGCTTGCCCCCCATTTGCCAGGGCTTGCCCCCCATTTGTGTCACCACTTGTTCCATGAGCTTTTTCTCTGAATATCAGAGATTTCTTTTTTAACTGAGAAGTTTCACTTCcctaaattttatattttatatattcttGTTTGTATTTGCTTAGATTAGTACATAACCAAGTGTTTTTTGGGGTACCCTATATATTGAATGGGTATGATTCATTTTACtaacaatttatcaaaattcAGCTTTCTTAGCTTTTTAGGTCACTAGGCTAATTAATGACTGTGTTAATGGAACTAAAAAATCTGGGATGAGATGTTCATTCCACCTTTTGGCTTCAGTATGTGGTACTCATTACCCTGTCCTGCCTTGGGATGTGGTAGTCATGTGGTAGTCAGTCATTCGGCAATGTCATGTGGTAATGACAACTTGTTTTAGGTCACTTCTTCAGCTTTCATATGTATTATCTGTTTTCAGAAatgcaaatatattttaaatacaaAGATATGTTTCGGAAAAAATAAAGATGAAAAACACAAATATAGTATGatcacttttggtttattcatgATTCAGTGTGTGATAACCATATTTCAGTATACCATTGTATAAGAATAACACTGAATGAACATCACTGATAATTAATTATGTTAGTGAATTCTAGGTTGAGCTACATCTTCTATTTCACTTGCAACCATGACACACACAAACagatgaaatatataaatacaaactaATCAGATATCTTTCCTTTCATGACTGGAAGCTGGATGCTGtggacattttgttttgataaccaCGGGCTGCAAGAGGCACACATACCAGCAAAATATGAAACGGGTGATACATATCTGTTGAAACCTTGCCGGTGTCTTGAGGAATGTACGCAATCAAGCTGGCATGTGGGTTGCTGGTAGTGAGGTAATGAACCGTAATTTTAGGGGTTAAATTCAGAAAACCCCTTGTAACCAGGCTAACTCAATCTGATTTTGTTAGAGGTCATGAGGTCAAAAACTGGTAGCATTTTAACCACAACAAATAATATACAACAATAATGTAATTGCAAAGGGTCTTTCTAGTTATTTTCAAGCATCTCTTTCAAGATTGTAGCACACTTAATATACTTTTCTTTACGCCCTTGAGTATTTGAAATTTCCTCTCTTAGATGCAAAATTTGTTCTTCGCTAATCTCAAAGGGTGGAGAATTGTTCATTCCTCTATTACCACTGTTAGGTCCCACAATAAGTGGTACGCTTTCCTCAATCCTGCTCTCCAGAGAGTGCTGATTCTCAAATAGCTCATTTATGGCAGTGTGAGAGGAGTCAGCCTTTTTCAAAACACCTTCAAACCATAACTGTTCAGGGGTTCTGTGATTTTCTGTACGAATTGCATGACAATTCCATCCCTTTCTGAAGGAATCCAGGTGTTCATTGATAATGGGTAAATAAACCAACTGTACAGAAAACTTCTCTACTGGGTTAGCTACATCAAGCATCAAGTCATCCTCAAGACTGTACAACTCTTCATAAAAGAGGGAAGTTACATCCTTGTGTACATCCCTCCAAAGACGTTCAATACGCTCATTATGAACAGATTCTCCAGTTAGGTGGCTCCCACGGCTTAGTCCACGCAGAGAGTTCATAAGCAAGGCAACATCTATGTTTTCTCCACCGTAGTCACTGCGCACTCTTGATGGCACCCCATAATCCTTGATAGCATTTACGAAATGCCCAAGAACAGTGTTGGCATCACAAACCGTCTCACAAGCTAGATACGGAACTAATCTTGAAAATCCATCAATACATCCATGTGTGTGGAATCCCCATctatatgtaatattaatagGAAATATAAGGGCATAAAACTTATTGGCTGTATA is a genomic window containing:
- the LOC139977426 gene encoding uncharacterized protein isoform X2; translated protein: MTTGNTARIRNLVETARSAINENNHDTEDVDQEDFASVVSATFRDFRRRRQPDLRQTKRGRKASSIWKARVFLLKRSNVDFLPSIAECKYLDDNGYGSPKKQDGTATILMVNRSWPLEQFKLFLCEQYPQMSLGVVGFKLAKCDKGKKIKILETSSSVRVIEKAVGRGKLLLIPDQYLVFQPSDSGTPTIAFRSQRAASVLSVSSPANDHQSAVVETPPNEQPLTIAGG
- the LOC139977426 gene encoding uncharacterized protein isoform X1 is translated as MTTGNTARIRNLVETARSAINENNHDTEDVDQEDFASVVSATFRDFRRRRQPDLRQTKRGRKASSIWKARVFLLKRSNVDFLPSIAECKYLDDNGYGSPKKQDGTATILMVNRSWPLEQFKLFLCEQYPQMSLGVVGFKLAKCDKGKKIKILETSSSVRVIEKAVGRGKLLLIPDQYLVFQPSDSGTPTIAFRSQRAASVLSVSSPANDHQSAVVETPLNEQPSTSDYAASVLSVSSPANDHQSAVVETPPNEQPLTIAGG